A stretch of Candidatus Desulfatibia profunda DNA encodes these proteins:
- the rny gene encoding ribonuclease Y has product MNTYSFIIGVISFGLGFVIAYWVKGKILSEKVKAAEQESSRILKDANRKAETMLKEAELEVKDRLFKMKSEFDAETKETRAELKKSERRLIQKEENIDRKLEQLERREREISKIEKNLVKREEDLDINEKKYNELIEEQKSQLEKISGLTADQAKELLIRAMENEARYEGAKLIKRIENETKEEADKRAKIIMATAIQRYAADFVAERTVSVIQLPNDEMKGRIIGREGRNIRALEAATGIDLIIDDTPEAVILSGFNPIRREVARLSLMRLISDGRIHPARIEDVVKKVGKEVDLAIKEAGEQAAFDLGVHGIHSELIMYIGRLKFRTSYAQNVLQHSIEVGILAGIMASELGLNSKLARRMGLLHDIGKAIDHEVEGQHAIIGSKLAKKFGETPKVVHAIAAHHEDVPPNSVYALLIQAADGLSGARPGARKELLENYIKRLEDLEKIANSFRGVANTYAIQAGRELRVIVESGIISDEESTLLSRDIAKKIEESLTFPGQIKVTVIRETRAVEYANK; this is encoded by the coding sequence ATGAATACGTATAGTTTCATAATAGGTGTCATCAGCTTTGGACTGGGTTTTGTCATCGCCTATTGGGTGAAGGGGAAAATATTGTCCGAAAAAGTCAAGGCTGCCGAACAGGAAAGTTCACGAATATTAAAGGATGCCAATCGTAAAGCGGAGACGATGCTCAAAGAGGCCGAGCTTGAGGTAAAAGACAGGCTTTTTAAAATGAAGAGCGAGTTCGATGCTGAAACCAAAGAGACCCGTGCAGAACTGAAAAAAAGCGAGAGAAGGTTGATACAAAAAGAAGAAAATATCGACCGCAAACTTGAGCAATTAGAGCGCAGAGAACGAGAAATATCTAAAATTGAAAAAAATCTTGTCAAAAGAGAAGAGGACCTAGATATCAATGAAAAAAAATATAATGAACTCATTGAAGAACAAAAAAGCCAGCTTGAAAAGATATCTGGTTTAACTGCCGATCAGGCCAAGGAGTTACTCATACGGGCCATGGAAAACGAGGCCCGATATGAAGGGGCCAAGCTTATTAAAAGAATAGAGAATGAAACCAAAGAGGAGGCAGATAAAAGAGCAAAAATAATCATGGCAACGGCCATTCAAAGATACGCGGCCGATTTTGTTGCTGAGCGGACTGTATCTGTAATTCAACTTCCAAACGATGAGATGAAGGGGCGCATCATTGGCCGTGAGGGTCGCAATATCCGTGCCCTTGAGGCCGCAACAGGAATTGATCTTATCATAGATGATACGCCTGAGGCGGTTATTCTGTCTGGTTTCAATCCGATTCGCCGTGAAGTTGCCAGACTTTCACTGATGCGGTTAATATCGGACGGTCGCATTCATCCGGCACGCATCGAAGATGTCGTTAAAAAAGTTGGTAAGGAAGTCGATTTGGCTATCAAAGAAGCCGGAGAACAGGCCGCATTTGATTTGGGTGTTCACGGTATTCACAGTGAACTGATTATGTATATCGGCCGATTAAAATTCCGTACCAGCTATGCCCAGAATGTCCTGCAGCATTCCATTGAAGTGGGGATTCTTGCTGGTATTATGGCTTCCGAATTGGGTCTCAATTCGAAGCTTGCCAGAAGAATGGGATTGTTGCATGATATCGGAAAGGCGATTGACCACGAGGTTGAAGGACAACACGCTATCATCGGTTCAAAGCTTGCCAAAAAATTTGGTGAGACTCCAAAGGTCGTACATGCAATTGCTGCGCATCATGAAGATGTGCCTCCGAATTCTGTGTATGCCCTGCTGATCCAAGCTGCTGACGGGCTTTCAGGGGCTAGACCCGGAGCACGTAAGGAACTTTTGGAAAATTATATTAAACGGCTGGAAGATCTTGAGAAGATTGCAAATTCATTCAGAGGTGTTGCAAATACTTATGCTATTCAGGCTGGTAGAGAGCTTAGGGTTATCGTCGAAAGTGGCATCATTTCAGATGAAGAATCTACGTTGCTCAGCAGGGATATCGCTAAAAAGATAGAAGAGTCGTTAACATTTCCCGGTCAGATCAAGGTTACGGTCATTCGGGAAACAAGGGCTGTCGAATATGCCAACAAGTAG
- a CDS encoding cell division protein ZapA yields MEQLVTIELFGQPYTFRTDSDVINTKEVADHLVNEINRIETQHSNKPPNVTKFTTLMLAALNIATENIELKNKHLDLLRNISKRSASLIRALDAAVNA; encoded by the coding sequence TTGGAACAACTTGTAACAATAGAGCTTTTTGGACAGCCGTATACGTTTAGAACCGACTCAGATGTTATTAATACCAAAGAGGTTGCTGATCACCTTGTCAATGAAATAAACAGGATCGAAACTCAACACTCCAACAAACCACCAAATGTAACGAAATTTACCACTTTGATGTTAGCAGCATTAAATATCGCAACTGAAAACATTGAGCTAAAAAATAAGCATTTGGATTTGTTGAGAAATATTTCTAAACGATCGGCCAGTCTTATCCGTGCGCTAGATGCCGCTGTAAATGCTTAA
- the zapB gene encoding cell division protein ZapB produces MDHEKTLRQFDEIEEKVGKLIDVCKSLEATNLELKNKIGRLEEELQGKVEAENNYQEERALIRSKIDSLLIRLEDITETQ; encoded by the coding sequence TTGGACCACGAGAAAACGTTGAGACAATTTGATGAGATAGAAGAAAAAGTTGGAAAATTGATTGATGTATGCAAGTCACTTGAGGCGACCAATTTGGAACTTAAGAATAAAATTGGGAGGCTAGAGGAGGAGCTTCAAGGTAAGGTTGAGGCGGAAAACAATTATCAAGAAGAAAGGGCCTTGATCCGGTCAAAGATTGATAGCCTTTTAATCAGACTGGAGGATATTACAGAAACTCAGTAA
- a CDS encoding F0F1 ATP synthase subunit epsilon — protein sequence MAGNIKLEVVTPEKYVVDEEVQIAVAPGVLGEFGVLIGHTPFLTTLKTGVIRYTDIKGNERFVFVSGGFAEALPDKVTVLAESAERRRDIDIDRAKASMARAQERLVREKDEDIDFMRAQAALQRAIQRIKVAETRK from the coding sequence ATGGCAGGAAATATAAAATTAGAAGTCGTCACTCCTGAAAAGTATGTGGTTGACGAAGAAGTTCAAATTGCGGTGGCTCCCGGTGTTCTTGGAGAGTTTGGCGTGCTCATCGGCCACACCCCTTTTTTAACTACCCTTAAAACGGGTGTAATCCGCTACACGGATATTAAAGGGAATGAGAGATTCGTTTTTGTAAGCGGCGGGTTTGCCGAGGCGCTTCCTGATAAAGTTACCGTACTGGCAGAGTCGGCTGAAAGACGGCGCGATATTGACATAGATCGCGCCAAAGCTTCAATGGCACGTGCCCAAGAGCGTTTGGTACGAGAAAAAGATGAAGACATTGATTTTATGAGAGCCCAGGCGGCTCTGCAACGCGCCATACAACGCATAAAGGTTGCTGAAACTAGAAAATAG